The following are encoded together in the Desulfococcus multivorans genome:
- the ppdK gene encoding pyruvate, phosphate dikinase, with product MTKKWVYLFDEVEAAEKYAGGTWDGVRSLLGGKGANLAEMARIGVPVPPGFTVTTEACNAYLASGGKFPEGLWEQELEALKAIERNTGKVFGDAANPLLVSCRSGAKFSMPGMMDTVLNIGLNDETAKGMVELTGDERFVYDAYRRLVQMFGNVVMGVPDDLFEEVITDARMKEGVETDAELSAEAWKTVTREFQAICRRQKGYGFPRDPFEQLRLATEAVFKSWNGKRAVDYRNAAGISHDLGTAVSIVTMVFGNMGDDSATGVAMTRNGSTGERQIEGDYLTNAQGEDVVAGIRLTKDLSELEREMPVAYAEFEDVARKLEQHYREMQDVEFTIEKGKLWMLQTRDGKRTAQAAVRIAVDMAEENLISREDAVLRVTPEQVDFFLHPQFDRKAVAAARASGTFLGSGLNVSPGAACGVVALDADLAEKWSKEGKDVVMVRPETKPDDVHGMLAARGILTSRGGRTSHAALVARQFGKPAVVGVSELQIDMNRRQMRIKDEIVHEGDWISIDGTVGELFLGKLSTTVPDIRDPWLIKLLSWADEFRTLGVWTNADYPKDALRAREYGAEGIGLCRSEHMFFEAERLPYVLKMIMTDLPIERREALEAVLPFQREDFAGLFRAMDGLPVIIRLLDPPLHEFLPNHVDLRRALSDIKIRLQHADNLEKIDELLQQFKEKEQLLKRAESLHEANPMLGMRGVRLGILVPEITTMQVRAIFEAACIVAKEGVEVHPEVMIPLTAHVNELKVQRRRLEAEARQVMTQKGQSIDYKFGTMIELPRAALTADQIAEHAEFFSYGTNDLTQTTYGISRDDAEAGFLIDYIEEGILPDNPFATIDEDGVGQLMKIGIEKGRSVRPDLECGICGEHGGDPASIALCHKLGLTYVSCSPFRVPVARLAAAHAAIMERRGHDK from the coding sequence GTGACAAAAAAATGGGTATACCTGTTCGATGAGGTCGAGGCTGCGGAAAAGTACGCCGGCGGAACCTGGGACGGTGTTCGAAGCCTTCTGGGCGGTAAAGGCGCCAACCTGGCCGAAATGGCCCGTATCGGCGTTCCCGTGCCGCCCGGTTTTACGGTGACGACCGAGGCTTGCAACGCCTATCTCGCGTCGGGAGGAAAATTTCCGGAAGGGCTCTGGGAGCAGGAACTCGAGGCATTGAAGGCCATTGAGCGGAATACGGGCAAGGTCTTCGGGGATGCTGCGAATCCGCTCCTGGTTTCCTGTCGCAGCGGCGCCAAATTTTCCATGCCGGGGATGATGGATACCGTCCTCAATATCGGCCTCAACGATGAGACGGCCAAAGGCATGGTCGAACTGACGGGCGATGAGCGGTTTGTCTACGATGCCTACCGGCGTCTGGTACAAATGTTCGGAAATGTGGTCATGGGCGTGCCGGACGACCTCTTTGAGGAGGTGATCACCGACGCCCGCATGAAGGAAGGCGTGGAAACCGACGCTGAATTGAGCGCCGAGGCATGGAAAACGGTGACCCGTGAGTTCCAGGCTATCTGCCGACGCCAGAAAGGCTATGGGTTCCCTCGCGATCCGTTTGAACAGCTGCGGCTCGCAACCGAGGCTGTTTTCAAGAGTTGGAACGGGAAGCGGGCCGTGGATTACCGGAACGCCGCCGGCATATCCCACGATTTGGGCACTGCCGTCAGCATCGTGACCATGGTGTTCGGCAACATGGGTGATGATTCGGCCACGGGTGTCGCTATGACCCGGAACGGATCGACCGGAGAACGTCAGATCGAGGGGGACTACCTCACCAACGCTCAGGGGGAGGACGTGGTGGCCGGCATTCGGTTGACCAAAGACCTTTCCGAACTCGAAAGGGAAATGCCTGTAGCCTATGCCGAATTCGAGGATGTGGCCCGGAAGCTCGAGCAGCATTATCGGGAAATGCAGGATGTGGAGTTCACCATCGAAAAGGGAAAGCTCTGGATGCTCCAGACCCGGGACGGAAAACGGACCGCCCAGGCAGCGGTAAGGATTGCCGTGGATATGGCCGAGGAGAATCTCATTTCCCGGGAGGATGCGGTTTTGCGCGTCACCCCGGAGCAGGTGGACTTTTTTCTGCATCCACAGTTCGATCGGAAGGCCGTTGCTGCGGCGAGAGCCTCCGGAACGTTCCTGGGAAGCGGGCTCAACGTCAGCCCCGGTGCCGCCTGCGGTGTGGTGGCTCTGGACGCGGATCTGGCCGAGAAGTGGAGCAAGGAGGGTAAGGATGTGGTCATGGTCCGGCCGGAGACAAAACCGGACGACGTTCACGGCATGCTGGCGGCCAGGGGTATTCTCACCAGCCGCGGCGGTCGCACCAGTCATGCAGCCTTGGTGGCCCGGCAGTTCGGAAAGCCCGCGGTGGTGGGGGTGTCGGAACTTCAGATCGACATGAACCGTCGGCAGATGCGCATCAAGGACGAGATTGTACACGAAGGGGACTGGATCTCCATCGACGGCACCGTGGGGGAACTCTTCCTGGGCAAACTGAGCACGACCGTGCCGGATATACGGGACCCATGGCTCATAAAGCTGCTGTCGTGGGCCGATGAATTCAGGACTCTGGGCGTATGGACCAACGCCGACTATCCCAAGGACGCCCTGCGCGCCAGGGAGTACGGTGCCGAGGGTATCGGACTCTGCCGATCCGAACACATGTTTTTCGAAGCCGAACGTCTTCCCTATGTTCTCAAGATGATCATGACCGATCTTCCCATTGAACGGCGGGAGGCCCTCGAAGCCGTCCTTCCGTTCCAGAGGGAGGATTTCGCAGGGCTTTTTCGTGCCATGGACGGCCTGCCCGTGATCATTCGACTTCTCGACCCGCCGTTGCATGAATTTCTGCCCAATCACGTCGACCTGAGACGGGCTTTGAGCGACATCAAAATTCGACTCCAGCATGCCGACAATCTGGAGAAAATAGACGAGCTGCTTCAGCAATTCAAAGAGAAGGAACAGCTTCTCAAACGGGCCGAAAGTCTGCACGAGGCCAACCCCATGCTGGGTATGCGGGGGGTTCGTCTCGGGATTCTGGTTCCCGAGATTACGACCATGCAGGTACGGGCTATCTTCGAGGCGGCGTGCATCGTCGCCAAGGAGGGCGTGGAGGTCCATCCGGAGGTCATGATTCCGCTCACCGCCCACGTCAACGAACTCAAGGTGCAGCGCCGGCGCCTGGAGGCTGAGGCCCGGCAGGTAATGACCCAAAAGGGTCAGTCCATCGATTATAAGTTCGGCACCATGATCGAATTGCCGCGGGCGGCCTTGACTGCCGACCAGATTGCCGAGCATGCCGAGTTTTTTTCCTACGGCACCAACGACCTGACCCAGACCACTTACGGGATTTCCAGGGATGATGCCGAGGCCGGTTTCCTCATCGACTACATCGAGGAGGGCATTCTGCCGGACAACCCATTCGCCACCATCGACGAAGACGGCGTTGGACAGCTCATGAAAATCGGCATCGAGAAGGGACGCAGTGTTCGGCCCGATCTGGAGTGCGGCATCTGCGGTGAGCACGGCGGCGACCCGGCGTCCATCGCCCTTTGCCACAAACTGGGGTTGACCTATGTCTCCTGTTCGCCGTTCCGTGTGCCGGTGGCCCGGCTGGCCGCGGCCCATGCAGCGATTATGGAGAGGCGCGGGCACGATAAATAG
- a CDS encoding aldo/keto reductase: MKTIPLRKTGIHLSAVIMGTWQAGKAMWAGIDDDQTERAMAAAVDAGITTFDTAAVYGDGHSERVLGKALRHVRKAVVIATKVFAHSLAYEKVFKACHQSLRNLQTDYIDLYQIHWPAGSFGSRDVPIEETMRALNALKLQGKIRAVGVSNFSQAEIEAAEAFGTIDSYQPPYSLFWRHMEKTAMAYCREKGIVVMAYSPMAQGILTGKFGPTPQFEKGDHRARNVLFQPEHYTRIQDALKALRPIAEENGLTLGQLALAWVVSREGTCAIAGARNADQVVQNARAGTVSLPSEVLSEIDRIGRTVTDHLGDDPVMWKW, translated from the coding sequence ATGAAAACCATACCTCTGAGAAAAACCGGCATTCATCTCAGTGCCGTCATTATGGGAACCTGGCAGGCCGGCAAGGCCATGTGGGCCGGCATCGATGATGATCAGACCGAAAGGGCCATGGCCGCGGCTGTTGATGCGGGCATCACCACCTTCGACACCGCCGCCGTCTATGGGGACGGGCATTCGGAAAGAGTACTGGGAAAGGCCCTCCGTCATGTTCGAAAGGCGGTGGTGATCGCCACCAAGGTTTTTGCGCACTCCCTGGCCTATGAAAAGGTCTTCAAAGCTTGTCACCAGTCCCTTCGAAACCTTCAGACCGATTACATCGACCTCTATCAGATTCACTGGCCTGCCGGGTCCTTCGGCAGCAGGGACGTCCCCATCGAAGAGACGATGCGGGCGCTGAACGCGCTGAAACTGCAGGGGAAGATCCGGGCGGTGGGCGTCTCCAATTTTTCACAGGCCGAGATCGAAGCTGCGGAAGCCTTCGGGACCATCGACAGCTATCAGCCGCCCTATTCCCTGTTCTGGCGGCACATGGAAAAGACCGCCATGGCGTACTGCCGGGAGAAGGGTATTGTCGTCATGGCGTATTCCCCAATGGCCCAGGGCATCCTGACCGGAAAGTTTGGACCGACGCCCCAATTCGAGAAGGGCGATCACCGCGCCAGGAACGTCCTTTTCCAGCCGGAGCATTACACCCGGATTCAGGATGCGCTGAAGGCGCTTCGGCCCATCGCGGAGGAGAACGGGCTGACCCTGGGGCAGCTGGCCCTGGCGTGGGTGGTCTCCCGTGAGGGGACCTGCGCCATCGCCGGCGCGCGCAATGCCGATCAGGTCGTTCAGAACGCCAGGGCCGGCACCGTGAGCCTGCCTTCGGAGGTGTTGAGCGAGATCGACCGTATCGGCCGGACCGTCACCGATCATCTGGGGGACGATCCGGTCATGTGGAAATGGTAG
- a CDS encoding 3'(2'),5'-bisphosphate nucleotidase produces the protein MYRKELDIALSAVSRAAKLCRDVQQTLVDAESVQKKDRSPVTIADFGSQAIISMALSAAFPEDPLVGEEDAVLLRKNDVLRGKVHNLVSNAIGAVDEDALIEAIDRGARDTNFSGRFWTVDPIDGTKGFLRGDQYAVALALIEAGRVVLGVLGCPNFNPEKWGANGAIFYAVAGGGAFAAPIEPGTPVGRNDLNAKPIRVDGTNRPEAARFCESVESAHSDHEVHRRICDRLGILASPCRIDSQAKYAAIASGEASIYLRLPRSSAYREKIWDHAAGAAVVTEAGGRVTDFSGSPLGFTEGRTLKSHRGILATNGRLHDGVLSAIQSTVAI, from the coding sequence ATGTATCGAAAAGAACTTGATATTGCACTTTCAGCCGTGAGCCGTGCAGCAAAACTGTGCCGAGACGTCCAACAGACTTTGGTCGATGCGGAGAGCGTCCAGAAAAAGGATCGTTCACCGGTCACCATCGCCGATTTCGGAAGTCAGGCGATCATCAGCATGGCCTTGTCCGCTGCTTTTCCCGAAGATCCCCTGGTGGGGGAAGAGGATGCCGTGCTGTTGCGGAAAAACGACGTTCTCCGCGGAAAGGTCCATAACCTCGTCTCGAACGCGATCGGCGCCGTGGACGAGGATGCCCTGATCGAGGCCATCGACCGGGGCGCCCGTGATACGAATTTCTCCGGGCGGTTCTGGACCGTGGATCCCATCGACGGCACCAAGGGGTTTTTAAGAGGAGACCAGTATGCCGTGGCCCTGGCGTTGATAGAGGCGGGCCGGGTGGTATTGGGCGTCCTGGGATGCCCCAATTTCAATCCTGAAAAATGGGGAGCCAACGGGGCCATCTTCTATGCCGTTGCAGGCGGCGGCGCCTTTGCCGCCCCCATCGAACCGGGGACCCCCGTCGGCAGGAACGATTTGAACGCCAAACCCATCCGGGTGGATGGAACGAACCGGCCCGAAGCTGCCCGATTCTGTGAGTCGGTGGAAAGCGCCCACAGCGATCACGAGGTCCACCGGCGAATCTGCGACCGCCTGGGGATTCTCGCATCCCCCTGCCGCATCGACAGCCAGGCCAAATATGCAGCGATAGCCTCAGGCGAAGCATCCATATATCTTCGCCTGCCCCGGAGCTCGGCATATCGGGAAAAAATCTGGGACCATGCCGCCGGCGCCGCCGTCGTAACGGAGGCCGGCGGCCGGGTGACCGATTTCAGCGGCAGCCCCCTCGGTTTTACGGAAGGTCGAACCCTCAAAAGTCACCGGGGTATCCTGGCCACCAACGGCCGGCTTCACGACGGGGTGCTGTCGGCGATTCAGTCCACCGTAGCCATCTGA
- a CDS encoding AI-2E family transporter: protein MEINTQIKDTKQARNVAGSEGEKTATSTALDQLRAKLSEVESDFESIATGVDIENFLVKSQEKIDWKEELSTLLTPLLSELKQLTDRPRQQEKLRSEIQLQQNQLATIKVALRNIDTLIQNTADDDIRLKKALEGLREEWLRRERQVADRLKVDQYQLQELLRQRQSIFDSSQEVVKSFFRSRGKNFIMAVVAFFATFFLMRYVHRLVYRFSPIHKRGERTFIIRMMDVFYHILTGIGATGALLFVLYTVGDWLLLSFAIIFIIGVA from the coding sequence ATGGAGATCAACACACAGATCAAGGACACGAAGCAGGCGCGGAACGTCGCCGGAAGCGAGGGGGAGAAGACGGCTACCAGCACGGCGCTGGACCAGCTCAGGGCTAAACTCTCGGAGGTGGAGTCTGATTTCGAGAGCATTGCCACCGGCGTTGATATCGAGAATTTTCTTGTGAAATCGCAGGAAAAGATCGATTGGAAAGAGGAGCTTTCAACGCTTCTGACGCCGCTGCTCAGTGAATTGAAACAGCTTACCGATCGTCCACGGCAGCAGGAGAAACTGAGGAGCGAGATTCAACTTCAGCAAAACCAGTTGGCGACCATTAAAGTTGCGCTTCGGAACATCGATACGCTGATTCAGAATACCGCGGATGACGATATCCGCCTCAAAAAGGCACTGGAGGGGCTGCGAGAGGAATGGCTGCGCCGGGAACGGCAGGTCGCCGACAGGCTCAAGGTGGATCAGTACCAGCTCCAGGAACTCCTGAGGCAGCGACAATCTATCTTCGATTCCTCCCAGGAGGTTGTGAAGTCCTTTTTCAGGAGTCGCGGAAAAAATTTCATCATGGCCGTGGTCGCCTTTTTCGCCACTTTTTTTCTCATGCGCTATGTTCACCGGCTGGTATACCGATTCAGTCCCATTCATAAGCGCGGCGAGCGCACCTTCATCATCCGAATGATGGATGTGTTTTATCATATCCTGACGGGAATCGGGGCCACCGGCGCGCTCCTATTCGTTCTCTATACGGTCGGAGACTGGCTTCTGCTCAGCTTTGCCATCATCTTCATCATCGGTGTCGCCTAG
- a CDS encoding mechanosensitive ion channel family protein → MFWRQVQLMLNLGTVRENERIIFNGIPWRVASLNVYATLDNPDLRPRLLRVPLRDILDLNSRTYDAEEPWFPCRIHEWVLLSDGNWGEIVSQTPEMVQLVSRGGSRITYPTQDFLGLGPKNISKGFRIKIVFGLDYNLQASITQAVPEKLEASLRAKLEETGYYGDLVQLKVEVAAAGPSSLDLAIIADFSGKMACYYNKLNRLINRMAIETCNENEWNIPFPQLTVHTQEPLRFQMDGSLS, encoded by the coding sequence ATGTTCTGGCGACAGGTTCAACTGATGCTCAATCTGGGCACGGTCCGGGAAAACGAGCGAATCATCTTCAACGGCATACCGTGGCGGGTGGCATCTTTGAACGTCTATGCAACACTCGATAATCCGGATCTCCGGCCGAGGCTCCTCCGGGTTCCGCTTCGAGACATCCTCGACCTCAATTCCCGGACCTATGATGCCGAGGAACCCTGGTTCCCCTGCCGAATCCACGAGTGGGTCCTGCTGTCGGACGGGAACTGGGGAGAAATCGTCAGTCAGACGCCGGAGATGGTTCAACTGGTGTCAAGGGGCGGCAGCCGCATTACCTACCCGACCCAGGATTTTTTGGGACTCGGTCCCAAAAACATTTCGAAGGGGTTCAGAATCAAAATTGTCTTCGGCCTCGATTACAATCTCCAGGCGTCGATCACCCAGGCCGTCCCCGAGAAGCTCGAGGCATCCCTCAGGGCAAAATTGGAGGAGACCGGCTACTACGGGGACCTGGTTCAGCTCAAGGTCGAGGTGGCGGCGGCAGGTCCGTCATCGCTGGATTTGGCGATCATTGCCGATTTTTCCGGAAAGATGGCGTGTTACTACAACAAACTGAACCGACTTATCAATCGGATGGCCATCGAAACCTGCAACGAAAATGAATGGAATATTCCTTTTCCCCAACTCACCGTTCATACCCAGGAGCCGTTGCGATTCCAGATGGACGGGTCCTTGTCATGA
- a CDS encoding FAD-dependent oxidoreductase: MSNLRVLIIGGVACGPKTASRLKRLCPDADITMIERDRLISYGACGLPYYVEGEFLNINALTHTQVGLPRTAEFFEKTKGFKVLARTEAIRINRSRKTVTVKALDTGVESDLPYDKLVIAAGGSAFRPPIPGIDLKNVWFMTHPEHARTLVEEIAAQGLKNAVMVGAGFIGMEMAEALMYKDMNVTMVEMFDHVLPGVMDRDLAAYVQLHLEDNDVDLALGERVVGLEGDGDGKVTAVKTDQRSISADCVVVAVGTRPNDELAREAGLFCDRGILINNNCQTSDPDIYAGGDCVLNRFINKTVAPPMYVPLGSTANKHGRTIANHIAGQQTPFPGINGTGVVKVFDYTVGRTGLTEAMAKKLGIAYESIVWGGPDRPHYMKNARYFLIKMLASKRDRKVLGVQVAGAGDGAKRLDVAAGTLYYGGTVEDLADIDLAYAPPFGPPIDPIAVCAHVLSNKMDGIARSISVYDAKERMDQGDVLLLDVREPDENKMLKMAYDKVVHIPLGSLRERLNELPRDKDIITFCKISLRGYEAQRILQAAGFDRVWFMEGGHEAWPFELDYLGM; the protein is encoded by the coding sequence ATGTCTAACTTGCGTGTCCTGATCATCGGCGGCGTCGCGTGCGGCCCGAAAACCGCTTCGAGGTTGAAACGGCTCTGTCCCGATGCGGATATCACGATGATCGAACGGGACCGGTTGATATCCTACGGTGCCTGCGGACTTCCCTATTACGTTGAGGGCGAATTTCTGAACATCAACGCCCTCACTCACACTCAGGTGGGCTTGCCGCGCACCGCCGAATTTTTTGAAAAGACCAAAGGATTCAAAGTCCTTGCCCGAACCGAGGCCATCCGGATCAACCGGAGCCGGAAGACCGTAACCGTCAAAGCCCTCGACACCGGGGTCGAATCGGACCTGCCTTATGACAAACTGGTGATCGCCGCCGGCGGTTCGGCCTTTCGTCCTCCCATCCCGGGCATCGATCTCAAAAACGTGTGGTTCATGACCCACCCCGAACACGCCCGGACCCTCGTAGAGGAAATCGCAGCCCAGGGGCTTAAAAACGCCGTAATGGTGGGCGCTGGTTTTATCGGCATGGAAATGGCCGAAGCCTTGATGTACAAGGATATGAACGTTACCATGGTCGAGATGTTCGACCATGTGCTGCCCGGCGTGATGGATCGGGATCTGGCCGCCTACGTCCAGCTTCATCTGGAGGACAATGATGTGGACCTGGCTCTGGGCGAACGGGTGGTGGGACTCGAAGGCGACGGGGACGGCAAAGTGACGGCCGTCAAAACCGATCAACGTTCTATTTCAGCCGACTGCGTCGTAGTGGCCGTGGGTACCCGCCCCAATGACGAATTGGCCCGAGAAGCCGGGCTATTTTGTGATCGGGGCATTCTCATCAACAACAATTGCCAGACCAGCGACCCGGATATCTACGCCGGCGGCGACTGCGTACTCAATCGTTTCATCAACAAAACCGTGGCCCCACCCATGTATGTTCCTTTGGGGTCGACGGCCAACAAGCACGGACGGACCATCGCCAATCACATCGCCGGACAGCAGACGCCTTTTCCCGGCATCAACGGCACCGGCGTCGTCAAGGTCTTTGACTATACCGTCGGTCGAACCGGCCTGACCGAAGCCATGGCCAAAAAGCTGGGCATTGCTTACGAATCCATCGTCTGGGGCGGACCCGATCGGCCGCATTACATGAAGAACGCCCGCTATTTCCTGATCAAAATGCTGGCCTCGAAGCGGGACCGCAAGGTACTGGGAGTTCAGGTCGCCGGGGCCGGGGACGGCGCCAAACGCCTGGACGTGGCCGCCGGCACCCTCTATTACGGCGGGACCGTAGAGGATCTGGCCGATATTGATCTGGCGTATGCCCCACCCTTCGGTCCACCCATCGATCCCATCGCCGTATGCGCCCACGTGCTCAGCAACAAGATGGACGGCATCGCCCGATCCATCAGTGTTTACGACGCCAAGGAACGGATGGACCAAGGGGATGTTCTGCTTCTGGATGTCCGGGAGCCCGATGAGAACAAGATGCTCAAGATGGCTTATGACAAGGTCGTCCACATCCCCCTGGGTTCACTGCGCGAACGCCTGAATGAGCTGCCCAGGGACAAGGACATCATCACGTTCTGCAAGATCAGCCTCAGGGGGTATGAGGCCCAGCGTATCCTTCAGGCCGCGGGATTCGATCGGGTATGGTTCATGGAAGGCGGCCACGAGGCATGGCCCTTCGAACTGGACTATCTGGGAATGTAA
- a CDS encoding PAS domain S-box protein: MKEQIDLHQPALTIAHQDIITLREDYTVQQALDYIRLHGFGEKIVYFYVVDNAGQLMGVILTRRLLTTPLDQRISELMIRKLITIPQHATISQAYDLLAHHKLLALPVVDQQQRILGIVDISKFMDDNYIRDITERKKEKLEIERLNTRLRSILDHMRELVLSFSYIEEVDKNSITDFSFFDDHLVEVNSSAFSFYEVPASYILNKKVSIFDFVHDLDKNNVLAHYTDLFEKGFSEISYRIVAPKGKIKWVLDYGRVEYMKTGAVRRINHIIEDITEKKKALDKLQASEEKYRRIFERSKDMIYILKTDGQILDINPAGIELLGLSSKQETTQRNIKDFYVDPATMASLVKEILEKGEAARTRMLLQNVKGEKFEIGLNVIAQRDDTGKVVSYQGIAHNITEAIRQKELEAISQLAGCFADDLASPLNVIMMGVEMIKAFLSDIEALTEKGSNGDATTGWEKILDEITSHASEMNYFLNEVMIAVEDVTQRLTEIREQYWNLKKVPDGSGGMIYQRATKEN, translated from the coding sequence ATGAAGGAACAGATCGATTTACATCAACCGGCCTTGACTATCGCGCACCAGGACATTATCACGCTGCGTGAGGATTACACTGTTCAGCAAGCATTGGACTACATCAGATTGCATGGCTTCGGAGAAAAAATCGTTTATTTCTACGTGGTGGACAACGCCGGACAATTGATGGGTGTGATTCTGACCCGACGGCTGCTCACTACGCCCCTGGACCAGCGCATTTCAGAGCTGATGATCCGAAAACTGATAACCATTCCCCAGCATGCGACAATATCGCAGGCTTATGACCTGCTGGCCCACCATAAGCTTTTGGCGCTTCCGGTGGTGGATCAACAACAGCGCATCCTGGGCATCGTCGATATCAGCAAATTCATGGACGACAACTATATCAGGGACATCACCGAGAGAAAAAAAGAAAAACTTGAAATTGAAAGACTGAATACAAGGCTCAGAAGCATTCTGGATCACATGCGTGAACTGGTGCTTTCTTTCTCATATATTGAAGAAGTCGATAAAAACAGCATAACTGATTTTTCATTTTTTGACGATCATCTTGTGGAGGTCAATTCCTCAGCCTTTTCTTTTTATGAAGTGCCGGCATCTTATATTCTGAACAAAAAAGTAAGTATTTTCGATTTCGTTCACGACCTTGATAAGAATAACGTCCTTGCCCATTACACCGATTTGTTTGAGAAGGGATTTTCTGAGATCAGTTATCGGATTGTTGCCCCGAAAGGCAAGATAAAATGGGTTTTGGATTACGGTCGCGTCGAATACATGAAGACAGGAGCGGTAAGAAGAATCAATCATATTATTGAAGACATCACCGAAAAAAAGAAGGCACTCGACAAACTCCAGGCGAGTGAGGAAAAATATCGACGCATCTTCGAACGCTCTAAGGATATGATATATATCCTTAAAACAGATGGGCAAATCCTCGATATCAATCCAGCCGGCATCGAACTTCTCGGACTCAGCAGCAAACAGGAAACAACACAAAGAAACATAAAGGATTTTTATGTGGATCCTGCGACAATGGCATCACTGGTCAAAGAGATTCTGGAAAAAGGAGAGGCCGCACGGACCAGAATGTTGCTTCAGAATGTCAAAGGCGAAAAATTCGAAATAGGTTTGAATGTCATTGCGCAAAGAGATGACACCGGAAAAGTTGTCTCTTATCAGGGAATCGCTCACAACATCACGGAGGCAATCAGACAAAAGGAGCTCGAGGCAATCAGCCAGCTTGCAGGCTGTTTTGCGGATGATCTGGCATCACCGCTGAACGTGATCATGATGGGCGTTGAAATGATTAAAGCTTTTTTGTCGGATATTGAAGCACTGACAGAGAAAGGATCCAATGGGGATGCAACAACAGGATGGGAAAAAATCTTGGATGAAATCACATCCCATGCTTCAGAGATGAATTATTTTCTCAATGAGGTCATGATTGCCGTTGAGGATGTAACGCAACGATTGACGGAGATCAGAGAACAGTACTGGAATTTGAAAAAAGTCCCGGACGGTTCCGGCGGTATGATTTACCAGAGAGCGACCAAGGAGAACTGA
- a CDS encoding molybdopterin cofactor-binding domain-containing protein — protein MKKEVPFIQDRTEAAAPSPGMDRREFLKRMGLLGGGLVIYGTLGDLPAEARALRTGLLGSRVPSDFNAFLRIDPDNRVTCFVGKIEMGQGVITSFAQMAAEELDVAYESVEMVLGDTDLCPWDAGTWGSLSTRYYGIFVKEAACEARAVLLDMAAERLSCPRNRLSVKNGLVWDRERPAIRVTYGALTAGRIIERHLSELPRLKPASAYTTSGRPFLRRDAIRKVLGKARFAGDIRLPGMGHLCHSNIFVAARARDRDPGKPQPVPEGRRRTRHHLHGRRPGHGGI, from the coding sequence ATGAAAAAGGAAGTCCCTTTTATCCAGGATCGGACCGAAGCGGCGGCCCCCTCCCCGGGCATGGACCGGCGGGAGTTTCTGAAGCGCATGGGTCTTCTGGGCGGGGGCCTCGTCATCTACGGCACCCTGGGAGATCTTCCTGCCGAGGCCCGTGCCCTGAGAACGGGGCTTCTCGGAAGCCGGGTGCCGAGCGATTTCAATGCCTTTCTGCGCATCGATCCGGACAACCGGGTGACCTGCTTCGTGGGAAAGATCGAAATGGGCCAGGGCGTCATCACCTCTTTCGCCCAGATGGCGGCCGAAGAGCTGGACGTGGCCTATGAATCGGTGGAGATGGTCCTGGGAGATACGGATCTCTGCCCCTGGGACGCCGGCACCTGGGGCTCTCTTTCGACCCGCTATTACGGGATTTTCGTCAAAGAGGCCGCCTGCGAGGCCAGAGCCGTCCTCCTGGACATGGCGGCTGAGCGGCTGTCCTGCCCCAGGAATCGGCTGTCGGTCAAAAACGGCCTGGTCTGGGACCGGGAACGCCCTGCGATTCGGGTGACCTATGGAGCGCTCACCGCAGGGCGGATCATCGAACGGCATCTTTCGGAGCTGCCACGGCTCAAACCCGCATCGGCATACACCACCAGCGGCAGGCCTTTCCTGCGGCGGGACGCCATCCGGAAGGTCCTGGGAAAGGCCCGATTCGCCGGGGACATCCGGCTGCCGGGGATGGGACACCTATGCCATTCCAATATTTTCGTGGCTGCCCGAGCTCGAGACCGTGATCCTGGAAAACCCCAACCTGTCCCCGAAGGGCGGCGGAGAACCCGCCATCATCTGCATGGGCGGCGTCCTGGCCACGGCGGTATATGA
- a CDS encoding (2Fe-2S)-binding protein — protein MVKTIRFTLNDKPVSLDIDEERTLLWVLRTDLGLTGTKYGCGEGACGACTVLVDGEALPSCQITVGFVAGRHVTTIEGIGAEGKLHPIQQAFVRHDALQCGFCTPGMILKAHSLLASNPSPTREEIIEALDDHLCRCGAHVRILAAVHTAAEMLKGGKS, from the coding sequence ATGGTGAAGACAATCCGGTTTACCCTCAACGACAAACCCGTGAGCCTCGACATCGACGAGGAGCGGACCCTCCTGTGGGTCCTTCGGACCGATCTGGGCCTTACGGGAACCAAATACGGCTGCGGCGAGGGGGCGTGCGGTGCCTGCACGGTCCTGGTGGACGGCGAAGCCCTCCCCTCCTGCCAGATCACCGTGGGGTTCGTGGCGGGGAGACACGTCACCACCATCGAGGGGATCGGCGCGGAAGGGAAGCTCCATCCCATTCAGCAGGCCTTTGTCCGCCACGACGCCCTCCAGTGCGGGTTCTGCACCCCCGGCATGATCCTCAAGGCCCACAGCCTGCTGGCATCCAACCCGAGCCCCACCCGGGAGGAGATCATCGAGGCCCTGGACGACCATCTCTGCCGCTGCGGGGCCCATGTGCGCATCCTGGCGGCCGTTCACACCGCGGCGGAGATGCTGAAAGGAGGCAAATCATGA